GGCCCCGGACGAGTGCCCGGGGCCGCGGCCGTATCGGGGAGCAGGGCGGGTGGGGAAGACCCGCCCCGCTTTCACGCGGTCGGCTTCCGGGGGCGGCCGCGTAGTCCGCCGGATCGGTTCCGGGGGCTGCGACCTCCGCGACGATTCATGCCGTCCTGCTCGGAGATCTCCAGCGCCTGCGCCTCATCGGGACCGCTCGGTCCCGCCTGGGGAGCGTCACACGGCACCGCGTCTCCCTTCGGGCCGCTCCTGTGCCGGACGGTGCGCCGCCCCTCACCTCACGCACGTTCGGGTACCGCGATGCGTTTCAGGGGGTTCGCGGTCGTATTCTGATGAGTGCCATGGTGTATCTGGATCATGCCGCAACGACCCCCGTCCGGCCCGAGGTCATCGCCGACATGACGGCGCGGTTCGGCGAACTCGGGAACGCCTCGTCACTGCACGCGACGGGCCGGCGCGCCCGCCGGACGGTGGAGGAGGCGCGCGAGACCGTCGCCGAGGCCCTGGGCGCCACCCCCAACGAGGTGGTGTTCACCGGCGGCGGCACCGAGGCCGACAACCTCGCGGTCAAAGGGCTGTACTGGGCGCGCAACCAGGCCGATCCCGCGCGTCGGCGCATCCTGGTCAGCGCCGTGGAGCACCACGCGGTCCTCGACCCGGCCCGCTGGATGGCCGACCACCAGGGCGCGGTCTACGAGGAGCTCCCCGTCGACGGCCACGGCCGGGTCCGCCCGGAGGCGCTGCGGGCCGCGATCGAGCGCGACCCCGGCGACGTCGCGCTCGTGTCGGTGATGTGGGCCAACAACGAGGTGGGCACGCGCCAGCCGATCCGCGAACTCGCCGCGATCGCCCGCGACCACGGCATACCGCTGCACACCGACGCCGTGCAGGCCGTCGGCACCGAGGCGGTGGACTTCGCGTCGAGCGGGGTCTCGGCGCTCACCGTCACCGGGCACAAGCTCGGCGGCCCGGTCGGCGCGGGCGCCCTCCTGCTGGCCAGGGGGGTCGACCCGGTCCCGCTGCTGCACGGCGGCGGTCAGGAGCGCGAGGTGCGCTCGGGCACGCTGATGACCCCGCTGCTGCAGGGATTCGCCACGGCGCTGCGGCTGGCGGTCGCCGAACGCGAGGCGCACGCCGCCGAGCTGGCCGGGCTGCGCGACGAGCTGGTGGCCGCGGTGCGCGCCGTGGTCCCCGACGCCCGGCTCAACGGCCATCCCACGGATCGGCTGCCGGGCAACGCCCACATCTCGTTCCCCGGGTGCGAGGGCGACGCGCTGCTGATGCTGCTGGACGCCCGCGGCATCGAGTGCTCCACCGGCTCGGCCTGCTCCGCCGGTGTCGCGCAGGCCAGCCACGTGCTGCTCGCGATGGGCGCCGACCCCGAGACCGCCCGCGGCTCGCTGCGCTTCAGCCTGGGCCGCGGCTCAGGCAGCGCCGACGTCAAGGCCCTGGGCGAGGCGATCGGCCCCGCGGTGGAACGCGCCCGCAAGGCCCGCGCCAAGCGGCGGTAGAGGGACCGGGGCGGGCCGTCGCAGCGCGCGCAGCGCCGGCGGCACGCGCGCGTCCGCACCTTTGACCGCGCGTCCCGCCCGCAGCCCTACGGCTCACATCCTCCCGGACCGCCGCTCGCCTCACTGCCCCAGTTGGCGCCGCACCGGCTTGGTGATCTGCTCGATCGTCTCCCAGTCGGGGTCGAGGGCGCTGTGCACCTGGGTGCGGCCCTCGGGCCACTCGCGCACGCTCCTCTCCAGCTCGGGCAGCACACCGGACTCGGGGTCGAGGTAGAAGTGGAACTGGCGCTGACCGCCCACCGTCTGCTGGGCCAGCAATGCTCCGTTGTCGCCGAGCAGGTCGCGCAGGCCGAGGGCGAAGTCCTCCAGCGCCGTCGCCGAGGCACCGGTGGGCAGCTTCTCGCCGTCGGCGCTGGCGTAGGCCACGGTGACCTGCACGTACAGGGTGAACGCCGGGAAGTCGCGGCGGTGCAGCGGGTGCCGTACGGCGATCTGGATCGCGCCGCGCAGCGGGACGCGCCCCTGCAGTGTCACCCAGCCGCCGCTGCCCAGCGCCCCGGAGAGCTGCTCGACGACCGAGGGGATGGACGTCGGCGGCAGCGGGTCGAGCGGCTTCTCCACCAGCGCCGCGACCGAGCCGATCCAGCGCACGTAGTCGTCCTCGCCGAGTGAGAGCAGCACCACGTGCTCGGCCACAGCGGTCCGGGTCTCCTCGGGCAGGAACATGAAGTCGGGGTGGTAGACGCCCGCCTCGATCCTGCCGATCTTCTGGTCGACGCGCAGGGCCACCGAAGCGTGGCCGAGGTCGAGCTCGTGGCCGTCCCAGGTCACCGGCTTGCCGAGTTTGTCGTGGTCGGCCGGGTGAGCGGGGAAGAACCGCCAGCCGGCCTCCTCGGGGGCCGCCCGCCGCCAGCGCTCGGCGAGCACCCGCGCGGCGTCGTCGGGGCCGGCGCTCAGCGTCAGGGCGTACCTGGGACCCTCCCCGGCGCGGAAGGATCCGGGATCGCCCTCCGGGTCCTCCATCCGAGCGAGGATGTCGCGCGCCTCGTCGTCGAGGGAGAGCCCCAATTCGTCCAGGTCGTGCGGGGTCGGACTCGGAGCGGGGGCCACCTCCCAGGTCAGGCTCTGGTGGATGCGCCGCACGCGCTCGGTGAGCCGCTGGGCGGTCTCCTCGGGGACGGGCATGTCGGCGTCGACCGACGCCGCGAGCTCGTCGCGGAGATCGGCCCAATGGGACCAGAACTCGCCAACGGCCACGGCGGAGTCGGATTCTGCGGAACGGCGGCGACGGAACAGAGCCATGTATCCGATTTTCGCAGAGTCCGGGGGGCGCCCGGCCACGCCTCCCCGCCGGAGAGAGACGTGGTAGGGACCGGACGTTCCGGCGCGTAGCCTGGAAGGCACTATGACTCTGCGCGTACTCGCCGCCATGTCGGGCGGCGTCGACTCCGCCGTTGCCGCGGCCCGCGCCGCCGAGGCCGGCCACGACGTCACCGGTGTCCATCTCGCCCTGTCCAAGAATCCGCAGTCCT
This sequence is a window from Spinactinospora alkalitolerans. Protein-coding genes within it:
- a CDS encoding cysteine desulfurase family protein, whose translation is MVYLDHAATTPVRPEVIADMTARFGELGNASSLHATGRRARRTVEEARETVAEALGATPNEVVFTGGGTEADNLAVKGLYWARNQADPARRRILVSAVEHHAVLDPARWMADHQGAVYEELPVDGHGRVRPEALRAAIERDPGDVALVSVMWANNEVGTRQPIRELAAIARDHGIPLHTDAVQAVGTEAVDFASSGVSALTVTGHKLGGPVGAGALLLARGVDPVPLLHGGGQEREVRSGTLMTPLLQGFATALRLAVAEREAHAAELAGLRDELVAAVRAVVPDARLNGHPTDRLPGNAHISFPGCEGDALLMLLDARGIECSTGSACSAGVAQASHVLLAMGADPETARGSLRFSLGRGSGSADVKALGEAIGPAVERARKARAKRR
- a CDS encoding DUF695 domain-containing protein gives rise to the protein MALFRRRRSAESDSAVAVGEFWSHWADLRDELAASVDADMPVPEETAQRLTERVRRIHQSLTWEVAPAPSPTPHDLDELGLSLDDEARDILARMEDPEGDPGSFRAGEGPRYALTLSAGPDDAARVLAERWRRAAPEEAGWRFFPAHPADHDKLGKPVTWDGHELDLGHASVALRVDQKIGRIEAGVYHPDFMFLPEETRTAVAEHVVLLSLGEDDYVRWIGSVAALVEKPLDPLPPTSIPSVVEQLSGALGSGGWVTLQGRVPLRGAIQIAVRHPLHRRDFPAFTLYVQVTVAYASADGEKLPTGASATALEDFALGLRDLLGDNGALLAQQTVGGQRQFHFYLDPESGVLPELERSVREWPEGRTQVHSALDPDWETIEQITKPVRRQLGQ